The stretch of DNA CGTTTTGGATCAGAATATAACTTCGCAATCTCTGGTGTTGCCCCCCATGTTTCTCCCACAGTTAATACATCATATTTACCAAAGGTTTCCCGATTCATTTCTTGTATATAATCATGTAATTTTGGACCATTCCCTGTTATTTCTTCATCAGGAATTTTCCCTACTAAGTCAATTACATCCATCCGAAATCCGCCCACACCTTTTTCCAACCAAAAATTCATCATATCCCAAACTTCTTGTCTAACTTTTTCATTTTCCCAGTTCAAGTCTGGCTGCTTTTTGCTAAAAAGGTGTAAATAATATTGATCTGTTTCTTCATCATACTCCCAAGCAGAGCCACTGAATGTTGATCTTAAAGAATTGGGAACTTCACCGTTAACGGGGTTTCTCCAGATATAGTAATCGCGGTATGGATTATCTTTACTCTTACGAGATTCAATAAACCACTTGTGTTCATCAGATGTGTGGTTAACAACTAAATCCATAAGAATTTTGATATTTCTTTGGTCTGCCTGTTTGATTAACTCATCCATATCATCCATTGTGCCAAATTCCGTCATAATATCTTGGTAATCACTTATATCATAGCCATTGTCATCATTTGGTGATTTGTAAACAGGACTTAACCAAATAGCAGTAACTCCCAATTTTTCCAAATAATCTAACCGACGAGTTATTCCCTTTAAATCACCAATCCCGTCGCCATCACTGTCTTGAAAACTGCGCGGATACACCTGATAAATAACTGCTGTCTGCCACCATTTAACGTTCATTCATTCCACTCCTAACCTCTTTTTGACTGTTTTTGCTTTTGCTTTCCTAATAGAGTGATTTATACATGTTGGTAATAAACTACTAAATCTATCAAAGAAAGCTTTCATTACTTCCACTTATATTAAGTTTAATTTTTTTATATTATATAATAAATATTAATTAAACCGTTTTCATGTACTTTTTCCCGGAATCTACTCTTATCCCTATAATCATGAATAGCCATAAAGTTAATAAGTATATAGAAAAGGACATCCTGCAACGGCCAAGGATGTCCTTTTCATTTTTTCCATACTTATTTCCAATTAATATCCCACTCACCGCCAGATAATATACCCGGTTAAAACTCCTTTTTAACATTCCTCTTTAAACAACAGTATTTTCAAGATTGCTACAGCCTAATCCAACGAAATCTTCACAACATCATCCAAATATTTTATTGCATTATACCCATAAATCTCCAGACTTTTAGGAATAGCTTTTTCTTCAGCGTTGTTACTCTGTAACTCCATACTTTGAACGGTAATGAAATAACGAGGTTGCTCGATTTCTTCATAGGAGATAGGGTTTTTAATCATATCGTATCTCACTCCGTCTTTATCAATCAGCACTCCCTCAGAATTCATGGTCATTATGCTAATTTCATTTTCACCCTCACCCATGATTTGGAATTGTAACGACTCATATGCACGATTCTCAATTTCATGATCGCTTATGACAACTTTTGTCGGCTGTCCAACTTCCATCTTGTCAATGGAGATTTTACTCCCTGCATATTCAAAGGTTCGAGGATATTCCTGAGAAGCATCCAGTTGGATGGTCTTTTTGTCGACAAACGTTAAATAAGCAGATTCGTATTGAACGCTTACCTCTTTTGGCTTTTCTCCAAGAAGAGGGTCAAATTGTGTTTGAAAAGAGGTCCAATTAACGTCTGGTTGTGTATCTGTAAAAGAACTGCCATACATATCGCCTTTCACTGTCTTATCATTCACTTTCAAATTGTTAAAATTAAGAACATCTATCCGCTTCTCAGGCTGTTCATAATTAATACTATATTGCAAAACCGTCGCTGTTGGAGCGATGGTTAGTTTTTCAAATCGGACCGGGATTCCTTCTACTTCAGTTTTTTCATCCAATGCATACTCAACGGTAGGTTGTTTTGTTACAGGAATCTCGAAGTTCCAGTCTCCAGTTTTAGTTTCCATATTCTCGTAAGGATTAAAAACATTCGGGTCAGAGGAATCACGATTCAATTTCTGAAGCCTTGTGATCTTCAGTGTGATTGTCCCTGTATCCGTTGTAAGTGGCAGCAGACTAATCTTTCCATGATACACGTTCTTTTCTTTGGTATTTACATCCGATTCAAGGTCAGGTGGATAGTACCTTTGATATGCTTCCCGGCTCATGATTTCACGAGCATTCTCCACAAAAAAACCATTCTGATAGTCCATCACATATTGATTGTCTTCTTTTGTATCTTCTATTTCATAAAAAACAAGCGTCTGAACATCATCCGCAATTGCGCTCTTAATCTTAATCTTCACCCCATCGCTCTCCGCTTCCAGGTTCAGCCTTTCACCCAGGTCCTGTTGAAGAAAAGCACGCAATTCCTGATCATCTTCTGTCCATGAATAGTAGAGGTTTGTAAATATCCCTGTAAAAAAACCTATAGCCATAACGAATGCGAATAGACCAACAATACCAAATCCTTTTCTAATACGTTTCTTGTTCTTCTGGTGTCTATTGCTTTCCTTTTCTGTCAGCCGGTCTCTGACGTTCTCCATGAAACCAGATGGAACCTGCAAATCTTCCATTCTATCAGTAAGATTCAACATGGTTAACATAACATCCTGAAAGGCAGCCAAATCCTTCTGACAATCGTGACAATGATAAATATGTTTCTCAAATTCAACCTTTTTCGAACGATCCAGTTTTCTTTCTAAGTAATCGATGTAGACTTCATGATACTCCTTACAGCCATTATAGGTTGATCCGTCTCCCACTTCTTTTCTAAATGACTGGATTCCGGAAAACAAAAGCCCTTTCACCTTTTCGACAGGTACTTGGAGGAGATGTGCTCCTTCCTCTTTAGAGATTCCCATTACATATGTAAGTAAGATCACTTCTTTCTCGAACTCTTTCAATTGATTAAGTGCTTTAAAAAATTCCTTTTGCTGTTCACTTTCCTCTGAAACTTGTAAACTTCTAACAGCGGAAAGCTCCCAACAAGTATGTATAAAAATGGATGTAACCCATGTTTCGAATGATGTTTCTCTTTTTAATCGAGACAATCCCTTTTGGACTTTACTAATAGATTGGTAAAAAAGTTCTTCCATTTGCTGCCGATTCCTAAGATAGGACCAACCAAGTGTATAGAACAATTGTTTATTCTCATCGAACCAAACAACGATCGATTCCACGCTGATTTCACTTATCGTAGTGATAGAACTGGGATCTCTTTTTGAGATCATTATATGTGTCCTCCCTTTACATTCTCTTGAAACCTTTTAACGGCTCTTGATTAAGGTCCCTTTATGCATTATTCGACAATTTACTTATATTTCCTCTTTCTTCATGTTTCTAATTTATTTTCCATCTAAGCCTGCATAAGAATCCATAAAATAACCATTATTAAATCCATAAAAAGAAGGAACATCTCTAATACAAGATGTCCCTTCTAATTTATTAATAAACTAAAGCATTGATACTAGCCTTTCTTTCTTCCCGTACAGTAAAAAGTAAAGACCAGAAGATACCAACACTACAACTCCTAGAATCATATAAAGAGTACTATAGCTCGTAAATGGAAGGAAGAATCTAAGCAAATAAGGACCGAATCTAAGCAAATAAGGACCGAATCCAAGGCCTGCATCGAGAAATATAAAGAAAGTCGACTTTGCCAGCCCCATCCGATGAGGGGGAGTCAGCTTAACAGCGATTGCCTGAGTGCATGACTGCATATTCCCAAATCCGAGTCCAATAAGTATACCTGCTACTAACAAAGTGATGCTGCTATGGGCTGAACCTAAAAGCAGCATTCCAGCTGTAAAGAGGATAAAGGATGGATACATCACATAGTTTGCCCCTTTCACGTCCATAATACGGCCTGTGAATGGTCGTGAAAGCAATACTGCTATTGAATACACAAGAAAGAAGAAACTTGCTGCACCAACCAGGTCAATTTCAATTGCATAGAAATTAATAAATGATAGAACACTAGAGTAGCAGAAACCAATAATTAAAGTAATCAATGCAATGGGAACTGCCTTCGGCTCAATAAAATGAGAAAGTTTGACTCCTTTTATTTCAGACTTCTTTGTTGAATCTTCCAATGCTGGCACATTCACAAAGAATGCCGTGATCAAACTGAAAATTCCTAAAGCCAGGCAAAGACTAAAAATTAATTGAGTGCTCGTATGTTGGCTCATATATAGTCCAATGAAAGGTCCGATGGCTGTAGATAATGTCGAACTCATACTGTAATAACCGATCCCTTCCCCCTTTCGTCTTTTTGGGATAATATGAGCTACAATCGTTCCAGTTGCTGTGCTTGCGATACCCAGAGTAATTCCATGTAATAAACGGGTAATAAGCAGGAAGGTGATACCTAAATGGATAAAATATAAAGAAGTTGTAAAAATAAAAAGAATTAATCCAATGAACAACGTTCTTTTAGGCCAATTGAATCCATAATGCGGCCAATAAACAGACGCCCAAATAAAGTCCCAACAATAAAAATTCCTGTAACAAGCCCGGCCTGGCTTGTAGAAGCACGGTATTCATCAACCGCATAAACACCTATAATCACAATTAATAAATAAAAGACTAACGTTAACAAAAAATTGACGCTGGATACAATGATAAAATCCTTAGTCCATAATTTAGGTTTATTCACTTTTGCTTCCCCCGCCTCTCATAATATTGTCCTGGATTTTAGGAAGCGTTTGAAACGTAATCATTTGCTCTTCATTAGCGATACCTGCCATAACACTATTTTCTAAATCCGTTATTTTTTTTCTACATGCTTGGTAAATCTCTTCTCCTAATTCTGTTAACTGAATGACCTTCTCTCGTCTATCCATACCAGGAATTTGTTTCACCATTTGTAGATCTTCCAAACGATGAACCCTCCTCGTAATCGTTGGTTTTTCTACATTGTAATTATTTGCAATATCTATAAGTGTCGAAGGCCCATTGGTTTTTATATAAAAAATAACTTGCCATAGAGAATACGAAAGTTCATAAGTACTCATTAGTTCATTCATTCTGGTTATAAGTGGTCTATACAGACTTAAATAACGCTGAAAAAAACCTTGCAATTTCTTTCTCCCCTCTCCTATAAAAAAATAGTTACCATGGATAACTGTTACCGAAGATAACCATAAATTTTTTTAAAATAGATGTCAAGGGATTTACAACGCATGATCAATAAAAATGGGCCCGACAAATATTTTGAATATTCAATCTAAAGCTATATTACTAAAATATATTGACTCACCATTTCACTCGTGATAAATTATTTTTTAATAATAAAAATCGATGACGAGATAACAGTAACAGGAATACTCGTCCCTATTAAGGGGCGAGTTTTTTAATGCAAGGGGGGTTTAATGGTTTTGAAAAATATATTTGTTATCACAGGTTCATTGGTTGTGGCTTTTGCCTTTAATTGCTTCCTTGTTCCATATGGTATCTTGAGTAGCGGCATAAGCGGTATTGCCATTTTAATTGGGTTAATCACTCCATTTGATATTGGCCTAATGAATCTGCTGCTTAATATACCCTTATTGATTTTAGGCTTCTATAAACTTGGTAAAATAATTGCAATCAATACACTAATTTGTGTTGCATCGCTCTCCGTATTCTTATCTCTGGTGCCCGCAGTTCCTGTGACAAATAATATATTGCTCTCAACCATTTTTGGAGGAATCATTGGAGGGATTGGAGTCGGCATCATTTTAAAGTCCTCCGGAACTTCTGGAGGTTTAGATATCATTGCGATTATCCTTTCCCGTACAAGCAACGTTCCTGTTGGCCTTCTTCTTACAGGTATGAACGGCTTCATCGTTCTTATTTCTGGAGCTGCTTTTAATTGGGATATCGCATTATACACGCTTTTGTCTATCTATTTAACTGGTAAAATGATTGATACCATACACACGGATCATATTAAATTGACCATGCAGATTGTAACTTCAAAAGGTGAGTTAATCCGAAAAGAATTACTGGAATCAATCTATCGTGGGATTACAATTACGGAAGGTTACGGCGGCTACTCGCAAGAGAAAAAACAAATTATTATGATGGTCGTTACACGATACGAAACGACACAAATAAAAAAAATTGTCCGTAGCCATGATGAAAATGCATTTATTAATATATTTGAGACCGTTGAAGTTGACGGGGTATTTGCTAAGAATTAGGAATAGCACGGGAAGGTTATTCAGACAACCTAGAATCGTACTATCCCATTGCAGACAAAAAGAGCGCTTCTCAATGTGAAGAAGCGCTCCTTTTTTGTTTGCTTTTATGCTGGTATCTTGAAATTTTTATCCTTATTTCTTCTATTAGTATACAGAGCAAATAATAGAATAAACCATAACGGTGTCAACAATAAAGCAGGACGTGTTTCTGCAGCAATCATCATAATGATAAGAATCATAGCAAACAACGTTAGGACAGCATAATTAATAAATGGTGTGAATGGTGCTTTAAATGTTGAATTTGCATGTAATTGCGGCTGTGTTTTCTTGTACCTTAAATGGCAAATGAGAATGACACCCCAAACCCAAATAAAACAAATCGCACTAATGGTGGTCACGATTCCAAATGCTTGTTCCGGAATCAGTTTGCTCAAAAGAGCGCCTGCTGATACGACAACAGTAGATACCCATAACGCGTTACTAGGCACGTAATTTTTATTCAATTTTGCAAAATTGGATGGCGCCTGATCATTTTTGCCTAAATTGAAAAGGATCCTGCTCGTTGAAAATAAACCACTGTTGCAAGCAGATGCGGCTGAAGTTAAAACGACAAAATTAATAATTCCGGCGGCAATTGGTATCCCTACTAAACTAAACGTTTTAACAAAAGGACTTTCTGCTGCATTTAGTTCCGTCCACGGGTTAACACATAATAATACAACCAGTGCACCAACATAGAAAAACAGAATCCTTACAGGAATTTTATTAATAGCAGATGGGATATTTTTTTGGGGATTGGAGGTTTCCGCTGCCGATACACCCACCAATTCTACACCGACATAGGCAAATACAACCATTTGGAAAGAAAGTAAGAAACCTGAAACTCCGTTTGGAAAAAGTCCCCCATGTTCCCAGAGATTTTGAACAGAAACAGTTCCTGCATCAGTCTTAAATCCCATCACCAGCAAAATAACACCAATACCAATCAATACGAGTATCGTGATTACTTTTATTAAAGCAAACCAAAACTCCAATTCTCCAAAAAGCTTTACCGTTAATAGATTAAGTCCTAATAAGATGATTAAACTGATGATAGCAGGTATCCATTGCGGGATATCAAACCAATATTGAACATATACACCAACTGCAATCACATCAGCCATAGCAACCATAATCCAACAAAACCAATAGGTCCAGCCAGTTACAAACGCTGCCCGCGGTCCCAAATAGTCTTCGGCAATGTCGGTAAATGATTGATAACCTGCTTTAGATAACAAAAGTTCACCTAGCGCCCTCATAACAAAAAAAACAGCAATACCTACGATTAAATATGCAAAGATGATAGATGGACCTGCCAGTTTAATTGCTTTTCCGGATCCCAAGAATAATCCAGTGCCAATGGTACCGCCAATGGCGATTAGTTGAACATGCCGATTTTTTAAATCCCTCTTTAATTCTTGCTGTGCCAAACCAAATTCCTCCCTAAACCAT from Neobacillus sp. CF12 encodes:
- a CDS encoding YitT family protein, which codes for MVLKNIFVITGSLVVAFAFNCFLVPYGILSSGISGIAILIGLITPFDIGLMNLLLNIPLLILGFYKLGKIIAINTLICVASLSVFLSLVPAVPVTNNILLSTIFGGIIGGIGVGIILKSSGTSGGLDIIAIILSRTSNVPVGLLLTGMNGFIVLISGAAFNWDIALYTLLSIYLTGKMIDTIHTDHIKLTMQIVTSKGELIRKELLESIYRGITITEGYGGYSQEKKQIIMMVVTRYETTQIKKIVRSHDENAFINIFETVEVDGVFAKN
- a CDS encoding MarR family transcriptional regulator, which codes for MNELMSTYELSYSLWQVIFYIKTNGPSTLIDIANNYNVEKPTITRRVHRLEDLQMVKQIPGMDRREKVIQLTELGEEIYQACRKKITDLENSVMAGIANEEQMITFQTLPKIQDNIMRGGGSKSE
- a CDS encoding amino acid permease, with the protein product MAQQELKRDLKNRHVQLIAIGGTIGTGLFLGSGKAIKLAGPSIIFAYLIVGIAVFFVMRALGELLLSKAGYQSFTDIAEDYLGPRAAFVTGWTYWFCWIMVAMADVIAVGVYVQYWFDIPQWIPAIISLIILLGLNLLTVKLFGELEFWFALIKVITILVLIGIGVILLVMGFKTDAGTVSVQNLWEHGGLFPNGVSGFLLSFQMVVFAYVGVELVGVSAAETSNPQKNIPSAINKIPVRILFFYVGALVVLLCVNPWTELNAAESPFVKTFSLVGIPIAAGIINFVVLTSAASACNSGLFSTSRILFNLGKNDQAPSNFAKLNKNYVPSNALWVSTVVVSAGALLSKLIPEQAFGIVTTISAICFIWVWGVILICHLRYKKTQPQLHANSTFKAPFTPFINYAVLTLFAMILIIMMIAAETRPALLLTPLWFILLFALYTNRRNKDKNFKIPA
- a CDS encoding DUF4179 domain-containing protein, coding for MISKRDPSSITTISEISVESIVVWFDENKQLFYTLGWSYLRNRQQMEELFYQSISKVQKGLSRLKRETSFETWVTSIFIHTCWELSAVRSLQVSEESEQQKEFFKALNQLKEFEKEVILLTYVMGISKEEGAHLLQVPVEKVKGLLFSGIQSFRKEVGDGSTYNGCKEYHEVYIDYLERKLDRSKKVEFEKHIYHCHDCQKDLAAFQDVMLTMLNLTDRMEDLQVPSGFMENVRDRLTEKESNRHQKNKKRIRKGFGIVGLFAFVMAIGFFTGIFTNLYYSWTEDDQELRAFLQQDLGERLNLEAESDGVKIKIKSAIADDVQTLVFYEIEDTKEDNQYVMDYQNGFFVENAREIMSREAYQRYYPPDLESDVNTKEKNVYHGKISLLPLTTDTGTITLKITRLQKLNRDSSDPNVFNPYENMETKTGDWNFEIPVTKQPTVEYALDEKTEVEGIPVRFEKLTIAPTATVLQYSINYEQPEKRIDVLNFNNLKVNDKTVKGDMYGSSFTDTQPDVNWTSFQTQFDPLLGEKPKEVSVQYESAYLTFVDKKTIQLDASQEYPRTFEYAGSKISIDKMEVGQPTKVVISDHEIENRAYESLQFQIMGEGENEISIMTMNSEGVLIDKDGVRYDMIKNPISYEEIEQPRYFITVQSMELQSNNAEEKAIPKSLEIYGYNAIKYLDDVVKISLD